In Primulina huaijiensis isolate GDHJ02 chromosome 16, ASM1229523v2, whole genome shotgun sequence, a single genomic region encodes these proteins:
- the LOC140961967 gene encoding transcription factor BHLH089-like has translation MDIGFLKSEVADQMELMLMEMDFSGAACDQIPEMGFNSHQENNNGGLIHVNGSCNGDLENYHANSPALINSISFSGSSNHQEQPGTPYFQHDSGWERWKVEECCGEAAGETLKRNSSMAAMREMIFRIAAMQPIHIDPESVKPPRRKNVKISTDPQSVAARHRRERISERIRILQRLVPGGTKMDTASMLDEAIHYVKFLKDQVQSLERVEASRASVAGMGFPVPMSSGSYIPVASNGYLRLSPQTVQNLTDS, from the coding sequence ATGGATATTGGATTCTTGAAATCTGAAGTTgcggatcagatggaactgatGCTGATGGAAATGGATTTCTCCGGGGCGGCGTGTGATCAGATTCCTGAGATGGGATTCAACAGTCATCAAGAAAACAATAACGGTGGATTAATTCACGTGAATGGTAGCTGTAATGGCGATCTAGAGAATTATCATGCTAATTCACCTGCATTAATTAATAGTATCTCGTTTTCCGGATCTTCAAATCATCAAGAGCAACCGGGGACACCATATTTCCAGCACGATTCAGGCTGGGAAAGATGGAAAGTGGAAGAGTGTTGTGGAGAGGCAGCTGGGGAAACACTGAAGAGGAATTCATCGATGGCAGCAATGCGCGAAATGATCTTCAGGATTGCGGCGATGCAGCCGATTCATATAGACCCGGAGTCTGTCAAGCCGCCGAGGAGAAAGAACGTGAAGATATCGACTGACCCGCAAAGCGTGGCGGCGCGTCACCGCAGGGAGAGGATAAGCGAACGGATCAGGATTCTTCAGAGACTGGTTCCCGGTGGAACTAAGATGGATACTGCGTCAATGCTGGATGAAGCAATTCATTATGTCAAGTTCTTGAAAGATCAGGTTCAGTCTCTTGAAAGAGTGGAGGCGAGTCGGGCATCAGTCGCCGGGATGGGATTCCCCGTTCCGATGTCGAGTGGGAGTTACATTCCGGTGGCCTCTAATGGTTATCTTCGGTTATCTCCTCAAACTGTGCAGAATTTGACAGATTCTTGA
- the LOC140962118 gene encoding uncharacterized protein isoform X1: MPYTQISVILPPLPLSTFYLRMPELSFQDLSLGFRAREMSPNSVIFNAESNFSIFSPASGSVERCSFASDAPDKDSLVSQKLAGHGSSEDLSCSDLDPNQSTLVIKNSVHLSRKEYSEVQKPYGSEAETTEDENVATAAAENSFSRSVRECQDRRFRSEILLKKSDHRGLASEDHDYSATISVSSSSPRLGVMKKLSTAPHRTSTFPSPETPNQHSNIGVQKGWSSERVPQHMNANKRNVNSAFPPYNNGRTLPSKWEDAERWIFNPMSGDGAITTTVQQSQRRPKSKSGPLGPPGVAYYRMFSPAPSTFEGGNTRKLIANSPFLTGVMAKDALSIRHGGCEGNDNFLPVMEPSMVRSISIHGCSEILNQSLFLGYQDVDEKYDTETAEKNASSGCSRRDMATQMSPESSVHSSSGRRLSFSLATPSILPIVELESIRSSKTEISDVPVDGHVTMTRWYKKKRNKSLEKGSGYVDDWKRKALNIGSATWGDSTEPSKSISTIRREEDRITAWENLQKVKAEAAMRKLEMKLEKKRSSSMDKIMNKLRSAQKKAQDMRSSMLTNQTHQIERPSTKALSFRRTHQFVLFSGCFTCHAF, from the exons ATGCCATATACTCAGATCTCTGTGATTCTACCACCACTCCCCCTTTCTACTTTCTACTTGAGGATGCCGGAACTGAGTTTTCAAGATTTGAGCTTGGGTTTCAGGGCCCGAGAGATGAGCCCGAACTCTGTCATTTTTAATGCTGAATCAAATTTTAGTATCTTTTCTCCTGCTTCTGGTAGTGTCGAGCGGTGCTCTTTTGCCTCTGATGCTCCTGATAAAGATTCCCTTGTTTCTCAG AAGTTGGCAGGGCATGGATCATCTGAGGATTTGAGTTGCTCAGATCTAGATCCAAATCAATCCACGCTAGTAATCAAGAATAGTGTTCATCTCAGTAGAAAAGAATATTCAGAAG TTCAAAAACCATATGGGAGTGAGGCTGAGACGACGGAGGATGAAAATGTAGCAACAGCTGCTGCGGAAAATTCGTTTTCCCGGTCTGTTAGAG AATGCCAAGACAGAAGATTCAGATCTGAAATTCTATTGAAAAAATCTGATCACCGAGGGCTTGCCTCTGAAGATCATGACTATTCTGCAACTATTTCTGTAAGCTCTTCCTCGCCCAGACTTGGTGTCATGAAGAAACTATCTACTGCACCTCATAGAACCAGCACATTCCCTAGTCCTGAAACACCTAATCAGCATTCAAATATTGGGGTTCAGAAAGGATGGAGTTCCGAACGTGTTCCACAGCACATGAATGCTAATAAGAGGAACGTGAATTCTGCATTTCCACCTTATAATAATGGTAGGACTCTGCCTTCGAAATGGGAAGATGCGGAGAGGTGGATTTTTAATCCCATGTCGGGAGATGGTGCTATAACGACTACAGTTCAGCAGTCACAGAGGCGGCCTAAATCTAAGAGTGGGCCACTTGGGCCTCCCGGGGTTGCTTACTATCGGATGTTTTCTCCTGCCCCTTCTACGTTTGAAGGTGGGAATACTCGAAAACTAATTGCAAATTCTCCATTTTTGACGGGTGTGATGGCCAAGGATGCTTTATCAATTCGACATGGTGGCTGTGAAGGCAATGACAACTTTCTTCCAGTGATGGAGCCATCAATGGTGAGGTCAATTAGCATACATGGATGTTCGGAAATATTAAACCAGTCGTTATTTCTTGGATACCAGG ATGTAGATGAGAAGTATGACACTGAAACTGCTGAAAAAAATGCGTCCAGTGGTTGTTCCAGGAGGGATATGGCCACTCAAATGAGTCCAGAGAGTAGTGTACACTCATCATCTGGGAGACGATTATCGTTCTCTCTTGCAACTCCATCTATTTTACCCATTGTAGAATTGGAGAGCATTCGTTCCTCCAAAACAGAGATCAGTGATGTGCCGGTTGATGGACATGTCACAATGACAAGGTGGTACAAAAAGAAAAGGAACAAAAGTTTGGAAAAGGGCAGTGGATATGTGGATGATTGGAAAAGAAAAGCATTAAACATCGGCTCTGCCACTTGGGGTGATTCCACGGAGCCATCCAAGAGTATTTCAAC TATTAGGCGGGAGGAGGACAGAATTACTGCATGGGAGAACCTGCAAAAAGTAAAGGCTGAGGCTGCCATGAGAAAACTAGAG ATGAAATTGGAGAAGAAGAGATCATCATCCATGGACAAAATCATGAACAAACTGAGATCTGCACAAAAAAAAGCCCAAGATATGAGAAGCTCTATGCTCACTAACCAGACTCATCAAATCGAAAGGCCCTCCACCAAAGCATTGTCGTTTAGAAGGACCCACCAGTTTGTCTTGTTTAGTGGCTGCTTTACCTGTCATGCATTTTAG
- the LOC140962118 gene encoding uncharacterized protein isoform X2, which translates to MPYTQISVILPPLPLSTFYLRMPELSFQDLSLGFRAREMSPNSVIFNAESNFSIFSPASGSVERCSFASDAPDKDSLVSQKLAGHGSSEDLSCSDLDPNQSTLVIKNSVHLSRKEYSEVQKPYGSEAETTEDENVATAAAENSFSRSVRECQDRRFRSEILLKKSDHRGLASEDHDYSATISVSSSSPRLGVMKKLSTAPHRTSTFPSPETPNQHSNIGVQKGWSSERVPQHMNANKRNVNSAFPPYNNGRTLPSKWEDAERWIFNPMSGDGAITTTVQQSQRRPKSKSGPLGPPGVAYYRMFSPAPSTFEGGNTRKLIANSPFLTGVMAKDALSIRHGGCEGNDNFLPVMEPSMVRSISIHGCSEILNQSLFLGYQDEKYDTETAEKNASSGCSRRDMATQMSPESSVHSSSGRRLSFSLATPSILPIVELESIRSSKTEISDVPVDGHVTMTRWYKKKRNKSLEKGSGYVDDWKRKALNIGSATWGDSTEPSKSISTIRREEDRITAWENLQKVKAEAAMRKLEMKLEKKRSSSMDKIMNKLRSAQKKAQDMRSSMLTNQTHQIERPSTKALSFRRTHQFVLFSGCFTCHAF; encoded by the exons ATGCCATATACTCAGATCTCTGTGATTCTACCACCACTCCCCCTTTCTACTTTCTACTTGAGGATGCCGGAACTGAGTTTTCAAGATTTGAGCTTGGGTTTCAGGGCCCGAGAGATGAGCCCGAACTCTGTCATTTTTAATGCTGAATCAAATTTTAGTATCTTTTCTCCTGCTTCTGGTAGTGTCGAGCGGTGCTCTTTTGCCTCTGATGCTCCTGATAAAGATTCCCTTGTTTCTCAG AAGTTGGCAGGGCATGGATCATCTGAGGATTTGAGTTGCTCAGATCTAGATCCAAATCAATCCACGCTAGTAATCAAGAATAGTGTTCATCTCAGTAGAAAAGAATATTCAGAAG TTCAAAAACCATATGGGAGTGAGGCTGAGACGACGGAGGATGAAAATGTAGCAACAGCTGCTGCGGAAAATTCGTTTTCCCGGTCTGTTAGAG AATGCCAAGACAGAAGATTCAGATCTGAAATTCTATTGAAAAAATCTGATCACCGAGGGCTTGCCTCTGAAGATCATGACTATTCTGCAACTATTTCTGTAAGCTCTTCCTCGCCCAGACTTGGTGTCATGAAGAAACTATCTACTGCACCTCATAGAACCAGCACATTCCCTAGTCCTGAAACACCTAATCAGCATTCAAATATTGGGGTTCAGAAAGGATGGAGTTCCGAACGTGTTCCACAGCACATGAATGCTAATAAGAGGAACGTGAATTCTGCATTTCCACCTTATAATAATGGTAGGACTCTGCCTTCGAAATGGGAAGATGCGGAGAGGTGGATTTTTAATCCCATGTCGGGAGATGGTGCTATAACGACTACAGTTCAGCAGTCACAGAGGCGGCCTAAATCTAAGAGTGGGCCACTTGGGCCTCCCGGGGTTGCTTACTATCGGATGTTTTCTCCTGCCCCTTCTACGTTTGAAGGTGGGAATACTCGAAAACTAATTGCAAATTCTCCATTTTTGACGGGTGTGATGGCCAAGGATGCTTTATCAATTCGACATGGTGGCTGTGAAGGCAATGACAACTTTCTTCCAGTGATGGAGCCATCAATGGTGAGGTCAATTAGCATACATGGATGTTCGGAAATATTAAACCAGTCGTTATTTCTTGGATACCAGG ATGAGAAGTATGACACTGAAACTGCTGAAAAAAATGCGTCCAGTGGTTGTTCCAGGAGGGATATGGCCACTCAAATGAGTCCAGAGAGTAGTGTACACTCATCATCTGGGAGACGATTATCGTTCTCTCTTGCAACTCCATCTATTTTACCCATTGTAGAATTGGAGAGCATTCGTTCCTCCAAAACAGAGATCAGTGATGTGCCGGTTGATGGACATGTCACAATGACAAGGTGGTACAAAAAGAAAAGGAACAAAAGTTTGGAAAAGGGCAGTGGATATGTGGATGATTGGAAAAGAAAAGCATTAAACATCGGCTCTGCCACTTGGGGTGATTCCACGGAGCCATCCAAGAGTATTTCAAC TATTAGGCGGGAGGAGGACAGAATTACTGCATGGGAGAACCTGCAAAAAGTAAAGGCTGAGGCTGCCATGAGAAAACTAGAG ATGAAATTGGAGAAGAAGAGATCATCATCCATGGACAAAATCATGAACAAACTGAGATCTGCACAAAAAAAAGCCCAAGATATGAGAAGCTCTATGCTCACTAACCAGACTCATCAAATCGAAAGGCCCTCCACCAAAGCATTGTCGTTTAGAAGGACCCACCAGTTTGTCTTGTTTAGTGGCTGCTTTACCTGTCATGCATTTTAG
- the LOC140961487 gene encoding uncharacterized protein has product MGFLLDESPAIKALGPLFKLTEVHLWDYCSSEAQEASDYLEPIKFNDVDYVSAKIDAARISRFSLATEDVELAERLSGLGLPLSFHTNKAKRNGLISGRRKATIKNNKLLPKVIDDDLLHSVKECEDNGSPSDAFDISEMLDQSEIQNRGNLADVDILLNLSAERDDSISSLACSCDITNERDSFDEVSNLGFENNLGSSGLSNISLHESDATMSKNVKMAASLGLKDGSSARSCLSNDAIFLNELKREMESVNLEIPSIVDHDTKGESNGFSIEMMQDADLEACSKFLATTHTNIITDHKKTGSEEWITYWDDFYLRNYYYNAMTKETTWDPPMVTEHVPVVTADDSTYKLVEMVEIDDEKLESRKFDDVQETCYLQPDLYFSKELRDDKLSSLQFDQSAGCWILSDCISSIRNTKKKKRVRRTKFDRKLSNSNEDLQGVLLEAAPAPSISKYWCQRYVLFSRFDEGIKMDEEGWFSVTPEPLAKHHAIRCGSGSIIDFFTGVGGNAIQFAQRSKHVIAIDIDPNKIDFAMHNASLYGVEDKIDFVRGDSFSLAPKLKADTVFMSPPWGGPDYTRVKKFDINTMLKPKDGKFLFNVGKRIAPKIVMFLPRNIDINQLAELSLAATPPWSLEVEKNFLNDRLKAVTAYFCEPPSFGRS; this is encoded by the exons ATGGGATTTTTATTGGATGAGTCGCCTGCCATCAAAGCTCTCGGTCCGCTGTTTAAGCTAACTGAAGTTCACTTATG GGATTATTGCTCGAGCGAAGCGCAGGAAGCATCGGATTATTTAGAGCCCATC AAGTTTAATGACGTCGATTATGTCAGTGCAAAGATTGATGCCGCGAGAATCAGTA GGTTTAGCTTGGCAACTGAAGATGTTGAACTAGCCGAACGACTGAGTGGTTTAGGGCTTCCATTATCTTTCCACACTAACAAGGCG AAGAGGAATGGATTGATAAGTGGGAGAAGGAAAgctacaataaaaaataataagctGCTTCCCAAAGTCATTGATGATGACTTACTGCATTCAGTAAAAGAGTGCGAGGACAATGGATCTCCTTCTGATGCTTTTGATATTTCTGAGATGCTTGACCAAAGTGAAATACAGAACCGTGGAAATTTAGCAGACGTTGACATATTATTGAATCTCTCTGCTGAAAGAGACGACTCAATTAGTTCACTTGCATGTTCCTGCGACATCACCAATGAACGTGATTCTTTTGACGAGGTATCAAATCTtggatttgaaaataatttgggCAGTTCTGGACTCAGCAACATTTCTTTGCATGAAAGTGATGCTACAATGTCCAAAAATGTAAAAATGGCAGCTAGTTTAGGGCTAAAGGATGGATCTTCGGCAAGAAGTTGCTTATCAAATGATGCCATTTTTTTAAACGAGTTAAAGAGAGAAATGGAGTCTGTAAATCTCGAAATCCCTTCAATAGTGGACCATGACACCAAAGGCGAATCAAATGGCTTTAGTATTGAGATGATGCAGGATGCAGATTTAGAAGCATGCTCAAAATTTCTTGCAACAACCCATACTAATATTATTACAGATCATAAAAAAACCGGTTCTGAAGAATGGATAACATATTGGGATGATTTTTACTTGAGAAACTACTACTATAATGCCATGACAAAGGAGACCACATGGGATCCTCCCATGGTAACGGAGCACGTACCGGTTGTTACTGCTGATGACAGCACTTATAAATTGGTTGAAATGGTTGaaatagatgatgaaaaattGGAAAGCAGAAAATTTGATGATGTGCAAGAGACTTGTTATTTACAACCTGACCTCTACTTCTCTAAAGAATTGAGAGATGATAAATTATCGAGCCTACAATTTGATCAATCTGCAGGATGTTGGATATTGTCTGATTGTATTTCGAGCATTAGgaatacaaaaaagaaaaagagagtcAGGAGAACAAAATTTGACCGGAAACTATCCAATTCAAATGAAG ACCTCCAAGGAGTTCTGCTAGAAGCTGCTCCCGCTCCCAGTATTAGCAAATACTGGTGTCAAAGATATGTGTTGTTCTCCAGATTTGATGAAGGTATTAAAATGGATGAAGAAGGATGGTTTTCTGTTACTCCAGAGCCCCTAGCCAAGCATCATGCAATACGTTGTGGCAGTGGTTCAATCATTGATTTTTTCACTGGAGTTGGTGGGAATGCTATTCAATTTGCTCAACG GAGTAAACATGTCATCGCCATTGATATCGATCCAAATAAGATCGACTTTGCGATGCATAATGCTAGCTTATATGGAGTTGAGGACAAGATAGATTTTGTAAGGGGTGACTCCTTTTCTTTGGCTCCTAAATTGAAG GCAGACACGGTCTTCATGTCACCACCTTGGGGAGGTCCTGATTATACCCGAGTGAAGAAGTTTGACATCAATACCATGCTGAAGCCAAAGGATGG GAAATTTCTTTTTAATGTTGGAAAGAGAATTGCTCCCAAGATTGTCATGTTCCTCCCTAGAAATATAGATATCAACCAATTAGCAGAGTTGTCTTTAGCTGCAACCCCTCCGTGGTCTTTAGAG GTAGAAAAGAATTTCTTAAACGACAGGTTGAAGGCTGTTACCGCATACTTTTGTGAACCTCCGAGTTTCGGGAGATCTTGA
- the LOC140961966 gene encoding ABSCISIC ACID-INSENSITIVE 5-like protein 5 isoform X2: MGSHLNFKNFEHMPMDGSGGFSFPLTRQSSVYSLTFDEFQSAVGATGKDFGSMNMDELLKNIWSAEENQNIGPTSGLNTGGQEMGGSLHRQGSLILPRTLSLKTVDEVWKDMSKEYIGATDLSGGISGFSMSQRQPTLGQMTLEEFLTRAGAVREETGSRLDGNSNIIVSLNDLTPPLSSNLEFGFGYHQAADGSGGLMGGGGIGESSIQIGTQSGNLPLRVNGVRSPVYEFGNQQQQLLPKQPALAYTAPMAVPSNSQMNSPGIGAGFMGITDPSMNNTMVQNTTLQGGGMGILGLGPNSVNIETGSPAVSTEGFTKVSRDTSSVTPVPYMFNGGLRGRKVAAVEKIVERRHRRMIKNRESAARSRARKQAYTTELEAEVAKLKEENQELQKKQADMVEIQKNQVLEMTKHQKNSTKRRFLRRTCTCP; this comes from the exons ATGGGTAGTCacttaaatttcaagaattttgaaCATATGCCGATGGATGGAAGTGGAGGGTTTAGTTTTCCATTAACACGACAGTCCTCGGTCTATTCGCTAACCTTTGACGAGTTCCAAAGTGCAGTAGGAGCAACTGGCAAAGATTTTGGGTCAATGAACATGGATGAGTTGCTAAAAAACATATGGAGTGCCGAGGAAAATCAGAACATTGGACCCACTAGTGGTCTTAATACTGGTGGCCAAGAAATGGGCGGTTCTTTGCATAGGCAGGGATCATTGATTCTCCCTCGAACGCTAAGCTTAAAGACAGTTGATGAGGTTTGGAAGGATATGTCGAAAGAGTATATTGGGGCCACGGACCTGAGCGGCGGCATCAGTGGTTTTAGTATGTCTCAGAGGCAGCCAACTCTCGGGCAGATGACACTAGAGGAATTCTTGACGAGGGCCGGAGCTGTGAGGGAAGAGACAGGCTCACGATTGGATGGGAATTCAAACATTATTGTGTCACTTAATGATTTGACACCACCCCTCTCGAGTAATTTAGAATTCGGGTTTGGGTATCACCAGGCTGCTGATGGGAGTGGAGGATTGATGGGAGGTGGTGGGATTGGTGAAAGTAGTATCCAGATTGGTACTCAATCTGGTAACTTACCATTGCGTGTAAACGGTGTAAGATCTCCTGTATATGAGTTTGGGAATCAGCAGCAACAGTTACTTCCGAAGCAACCTGCCTTGGCATATACTGCTCCAATGGCGGTTCCGAGTAATAGTCAGATGAATAGTCCGGGAATCGGTGCAGGATTTATGGGGATAACTGATCCATCGATGAATAATACTATGGTCCAAAATACGACATTACAGGGTGGAGGAATGGGGATACTCGGTTTAGGACCAAACAGTGTCAACATCGAGACTGGGTCTCCAGCAGTTTCAACAGAGGGGTTCACGAAGGTTAGCAGAGATACCTCTTCGGTTACACCGGTCCCTTACATGTTCAATGGTGGTTTACGAGGGAGAAAAGTAGCTGCTGTTGAGAAGATCGTCGAAAGGAGGCATAGGAGAATGATTAAGAACAGGGAGTCGGCTGCTAGATCACGGGCTCGAAAGCAG GCGTACACTACGGAGTTGGAAGCAGAAGTTGCTAAACTTAAAGAGGAAAACCAAGAATTGCAGAAGAAACAG GCAGACATGGTTGAAATACAGAAGAATCAG GTGTTGGAGATGACGAAACATCAGAAGAACAGCACAAAGAGGCGATTCTTGCGAAGGACTTGTACATGTCCATG A
- the LOC140961966 gene encoding ABSCISIC ACID-INSENSITIVE 5-like protein 5 isoform X1: protein MGSHLNFKNFEHMPMDGSGGFSFPLTRQSSVYSLTFDEFQSAVGATGKDFGSMNMDELLKNIWSAEENQNIGPTSGLNTGGQEMGGSLHRQGSLILPRTLSLKTVDEVWKDMSKEYIGATDLSGGISGFSMSQRQPTLGQMTLEEFLTRAGAVREETGSRLDGNSNIIVSLNDLTPPLSSNLEFGFGYHQAADGSGGLMGGGGIGESSIQIGTQSGNLPLRVNGVRSPVYEFGNQQQQLLPKQPALAYTAPMAVPSNSQMNSPGIGAGFMGITDPSMNNTMVQNTTLQGGGMGILGLGPNSVNIETGSPAVSTEGFTKVSRDTSSVTPVPYMFNGGLRGRKVAAVEKIVERRHRRMIKNRESAARSRARKQAYTTELEAEVAKLKEENQELQKKQADMVEIQKNQVLEMTKHQKNSTKRRFLRRTCTCPW, encoded by the exons ATGGGTAGTCacttaaatttcaagaattttgaaCATATGCCGATGGATGGAAGTGGAGGGTTTAGTTTTCCATTAACACGACAGTCCTCGGTCTATTCGCTAACCTTTGACGAGTTCCAAAGTGCAGTAGGAGCAACTGGCAAAGATTTTGGGTCAATGAACATGGATGAGTTGCTAAAAAACATATGGAGTGCCGAGGAAAATCAGAACATTGGACCCACTAGTGGTCTTAATACTGGTGGCCAAGAAATGGGCGGTTCTTTGCATAGGCAGGGATCATTGATTCTCCCTCGAACGCTAAGCTTAAAGACAGTTGATGAGGTTTGGAAGGATATGTCGAAAGAGTATATTGGGGCCACGGACCTGAGCGGCGGCATCAGTGGTTTTAGTATGTCTCAGAGGCAGCCAACTCTCGGGCAGATGACACTAGAGGAATTCTTGACGAGGGCCGGAGCTGTGAGGGAAGAGACAGGCTCACGATTGGATGGGAATTCAAACATTATTGTGTCACTTAATGATTTGACACCACCCCTCTCGAGTAATTTAGAATTCGGGTTTGGGTATCACCAGGCTGCTGATGGGAGTGGAGGATTGATGGGAGGTGGTGGGATTGGTGAAAGTAGTATCCAGATTGGTACTCAATCTGGTAACTTACCATTGCGTGTAAACGGTGTAAGATCTCCTGTATATGAGTTTGGGAATCAGCAGCAACAGTTACTTCCGAAGCAACCTGCCTTGGCATATACTGCTCCAATGGCGGTTCCGAGTAATAGTCAGATGAATAGTCCGGGAATCGGTGCAGGATTTATGGGGATAACTGATCCATCGATGAATAATACTATGGTCCAAAATACGACATTACAGGGTGGAGGAATGGGGATACTCGGTTTAGGACCAAACAGTGTCAACATCGAGACTGGGTCTCCAGCAGTTTCAACAGAGGGGTTCACGAAGGTTAGCAGAGATACCTCTTCGGTTACACCGGTCCCTTACATGTTCAATGGTGGTTTACGAGGGAGAAAAGTAGCTGCTGTTGAGAAGATCGTCGAAAGGAGGCATAGGAGAATGATTAAGAACAGGGAGTCGGCTGCTAGATCACGGGCTCGAAAGCAG GCGTACACTACGGAGTTGGAAGCAGAAGTTGCTAAACTTAAAGAGGAAAACCAAGAATTGCAGAAGAAACAG GCAGACATGGTTGAAATACAGAAGAATCAG GTGTTGGAGATGACGAAACATCAGAAGAACAGCACAAAGAGGCGATTCTTGCGAAGGACTTGTACATGTCCATGGTAA
- the LOC140960769 gene encoding protein DCL, chloroplastic-like, whose protein sequence is MALIHSSNSPQICSFHGKPISRNFVLPTLSLSFPLYSTRLPVNFAAKTEPNGGEAGRNSTEAIAYGSPRKRAASPAANEEPEKEYSDDMSDKKADGDGDTWVDWEDKILEDTVPLVGFVRMILHSGRYESGDRLSPEHEKTILERLLAYHPEYAKKIGCGVDYITIGYHPDFGSSRCLFIVRKNGELEDFSYWKCLKGLIRKKYPLYADSFILRHFRRRRRND, encoded by the exons ATGGCTTTAATTCATTCTTCGAATTCACCACAAATTTGTTCTTTTCACGGGAAACCCATATCGCGTAACTTCGTTTTGCCAACATTGTCATTATCTTTTCCATTGTACAGCACAAGATTGCCAGTGAACTTTGCAGCAAAGACTGAACCGAATGGAGGCGAAGCGGGTCGAAACAGTACGGAGGCGATTGCTTATGGGTCTCCCAGGAAACGTGCGGCATCGCCCGCGGCCAATGAGGAACCGGAGAAGGAATATTCCGATGATATGAGTGACAAGAAGGCCGATGGAGATGGTGATACGTGGGTGGATTGGGAAGACAAGATTTTGGAGGATACTGTACCACTCGTGGGATTTGTCAGAATGATCCTTCACTCTGGAAG atACGAAAGTGGTGATAGGTTGAGTCCAGAACACGAGAAAACAATTCTTGAGAGGTTGCTTGCTTATCATCCAGAATATGCGAAGAAGATTGGATGTGGAGTTGATTATATCACG ATTGGGTACCATCCTGATTTCGGAAGCTCGAGATGTTTATTCATAGTTCGAAAGAATGGGGAATTGGAGGACTTCTCCTATTGGAAATGCTTGAAGGGTCTGATCAGAAAAAAGTATCCCCTGTATGCAGATAGTTTTATTCTTAGGCATTTTCGGAGGCGTAGACGTAATGACTGA